The following coding sequences lie in one Myxococcus xanthus genomic window:
- the thpR gene encoding RNA 2',3'-cyclic phosphodiesterase codes for MRLFTAVTLGPAIEARTTEELHRLRPLAPQARWVKLEGLHLTLVFLGDVDDARLPAIREALAPIGARHSPFVLSVVGGGAFGAPTHPRVLWADVCGATDALKALQADAAQVLRPLGFEPEHREYTAHLTLARAKHPRGDAALLACVQALKDTSLGEGRVDQLVLFESKGGHYLPRVEVPLTRTLG; via the coding sequence ATGCGCCTGTTCACCGCCGTCACCCTGGGGCCCGCCATTGAAGCGCGCACCACCGAGGAGTTGCACCGGCTGCGCCCCCTGGCCCCTCAGGCCCGCTGGGTGAAGCTGGAGGGCCTCCACCTCACGCTCGTGTTCCTGGGGGACGTGGATGACGCACGCCTGCCCGCCATTCGCGAAGCCCTGGCGCCGATTGGAGCTCGGCACTCCCCCTTCGTGCTGTCTGTCGTTGGTGGCGGCGCTTTTGGCGCGCCCACCCACCCACGCGTGCTCTGGGCGGATGTGTGCGGCGCCACGGACGCGCTGAAGGCCTTGCAGGCGGATGCCGCCCAGGTGCTCCGGCCGCTCGGCTTCGAGCCCGAGCATCGCGAGTACACCGCGCACCTCACGCTGGCCCGCGCGAAACACCCGCGCGGAGACGCCGCCCTCCTCGCATGCGTCCAGGCGCTGAAGGACACGTCACTGGGCGAGGGGCGCGTGGACCAACTGGTGCTTTTCGAGAGCAAGGGCGGCCATTACCTGCCCCGAGTGGAGGTGCCCCTCACCCGCACGCTGGGGTAG
- the proS gene encoding proline--tRNA ligase, with protein MKGAPHMAEKLTPREKGFSEWYVDLVQKAKLADYSDVKGCMVIRPNGYALWENMQRVLDKMFKDLGHKNAYFPLLIPESYLKKEAEHVEGFNPQLAVVTHAGGSKLEEPYVIRPTSETIINRSFAKWIQSYRDLPLLLNQWANVMRWEMRTRLFLRTTEFLWQEGHTCHETEEDAEKETRQMLEVYRTFAEDYMAMPVMTGQKSESERFAGALRTYSIEAMMQDKKALQAGTSHNLGQNFAKAFDTQFQGRDGKMHHVWQTSWGVSTRLIGGLIMTHSDDAGLIVPPKLAATHVVIIPIFGKASDAEKAQVLEKTNALAADLRKAGLGVVLDDDDTKSPGFKYNEHELIGTCLRIELGPKDLAKNSCVMVRRDVRQKEFVSLDEAVSKAQAMLDAMQKDLFTKAKSFRDSHTFEVNSYEELKEKADQGFLLAHWNLDPKVEARIKEETGLTTRCRPFDLKQEPGKCVVTGEPSPGRIVFSKAY; from the coding sequence TTGAAGGGTGCTCCGCACATGGCCGAGAAGCTCACGCCCCGCGAGAAGGGCTTTTCCGAGTGGTACGTCGACCTGGTCCAGAAGGCGAAGCTCGCCGACTACTCGGACGTGAAGGGCTGCATGGTCATCCGGCCCAATGGCTATGCGCTGTGGGAGAACATGCAGCGCGTCCTGGACAAGATGTTCAAGGACCTGGGCCACAAGAACGCCTACTTCCCGCTGCTCATCCCCGAGAGCTACCTGAAGAAGGAAGCCGAGCACGTCGAGGGCTTCAACCCGCAGCTGGCCGTCGTCACCCACGCGGGTGGGTCCAAGCTGGAGGAGCCCTACGTCATCCGGCCCACCAGTGAGACCATCATCAACCGCAGCTTCGCCAAGTGGATCCAGAGCTACCGGGACCTCCCGCTGCTGCTGAACCAGTGGGCGAACGTGATGCGCTGGGAGATGCGCACGCGCCTGTTCCTGCGCACCACCGAGTTCCTCTGGCAGGAGGGCCACACCTGTCACGAGACGGAGGAGGACGCGGAGAAGGAGACCCGGCAGATGCTGGAGGTCTACCGGACCTTCGCCGAGGACTACATGGCGATGCCGGTGATGACCGGCCAGAAGTCGGAGTCCGAGCGCTTCGCCGGCGCGCTGCGCACCTACAGCATCGAAGCGATGATGCAGGACAAGAAGGCGCTCCAGGCGGGCACCAGCCACAACCTGGGACAGAACTTCGCCAAGGCCTTCGACACCCAGTTCCAGGGCCGCGACGGCAAGATGCACCACGTGTGGCAGACGTCCTGGGGCGTGTCCACGCGCCTCATCGGCGGCCTCATCATGACCCACTCGGATGACGCCGGCCTCATCGTCCCGCCGAAGCTGGCGGCCACGCACGTGGTCATCATCCCCATCTTCGGCAAGGCCTCCGACGCGGAGAAGGCGCAGGTGCTGGAGAAGACGAACGCGCTGGCCGCGGACCTGCGCAAGGCGGGCCTGGGCGTGGTGCTGGACGACGACGACACCAAGAGCCCGGGCTTCAAGTACAACGAGCACGAGCTCATCGGCACGTGTCTGCGCATCGAGCTGGGACCCAAGGACCTGGCCAAGAACTCCTGCGTCATGGTCCGCCGTGACGTGCGCCAGAAGGAGTTCGTGTCGCTGGACGAGGCCGTGTCCAAGGCGCAGGCCATGCTGGACGCGATGCAGAAGGACCTGTTCACCAAAGCGAAGTCCTTCCGCGACTCGCACACCTTCGAGGTCAACTCCTACGAGGAGCTGAAGGAGAAGGCGGACCAGGGCTTCCTGCTGGCGCACTGGAACCTGGACCCCAAGGTGGAGGCGCGCATCAAGGAAGAGACGGGCCTGACGACGCGCTGCCGTCCCTTCGACCTCAAGCAGGAGCCGGGCAAGTGCGTCGTCACCGGCGAGCCTTCGCCGGGCCGCATCGTGTTCTCCAAGGCGTACTGA
- a CDS encoding DUF4336 domain-containing protein, giving the protein MFRQVADDVHVLAVEFRIGGMDLGGRMTAVRLPDGGLWLHSPVRFSPEVRAAVDALGPVRFLVAPNLMHHLYVQEWAAAYPDAKVAAPAALRRKRPDLRIDLELGDTAEAGWAGVLDQVLVQGMPKVDELLFFHRPSQTLFVTDLAFNVHRTGSWFTRMYLKLSGAWQRLAPTMLVRSVIKDREAVRASLARTQAWDVERVVVCHGDVVEQGGREAVRNAFARF; this is encoded by the coding sequence ATGTTTCGCCAGGTGGCTGACGACGTGCACGTGCTCGCGGTGGAGTTCCGCATCGGGGGAATGGATTTGGGGGGCCGGATGACGGCTGTCCGCCTGCCGGATGGGGGGCTATGGCTCCACTCGCCCGTCCGCTTCAGTCCGGAGGTACGGGCGGCGGTGGATGCGCTCGGGCCAGTGCGCTTCCTGGTGGCGCCCAACTTGATGCACCACCTGTACGTGCAGGAGTGGGCTGCGGCCTATCCCGACGCGAAGGTGGCCGCGCCCGCTGCGCTGCGGCGCAAGCGGCCGGACCTGCGCATCGACCTGGAGTTGGGTGACACGGCCGAGGCCGGCTGGGCCGGCGTCCTGGACCAGGTGCTCGTCCAGGGGATGCCCAAGGTGGACGAGCTGCTCTTCTTCCACCGCCCCAGTCAGACGCTGTTCGTCACCGACCTGGCGTTCAACGTGCACCGGACGGGTTCGTGGTTCACCCGCATGTACTTGAAGCTGAGCGGCGCGTGGCAGCGGCTCGCGCCGACCATGCTGGTTCGCTCCGTCATCAAGGACCGGGAGGCCGTGCGCGCGTCGCTGGCGCGGACCCAGGCCTGGGACGTGGAGCGAGTGGTGGTGTGCCACGGTGACGTGGTGGAGCAGGGCGGCCGGGAGGCGGTGCGGAATGCCTTCGCCCGGTTCTAG
- a CDS encoding TetR/AcrR family transcriptional regulator, with the protein MPSPGSSGGGRKPAPGRRRGAASLAAPTPASAPTAEPSEREARKARRQEGRRQAILVAARAVLVRGGVLGLTLEAVAAEADLSKPSLFYYFRSKEDLVGALAVEGLEREVKVLEAAVTAAASGVEALAALVRARVDLYAEDLDGFRVVYLWPQLTGRQSEAHQSRVLALSGQLNDVLEARLQADARAGRLAPGLQPRRLANLAWTVAHGVLSLGAGLEHSGVGTRFTLSQLRDEACAVLLRSSGR; encoded by the coding sequence ATGCCTTCGCCCGGTTCTAGCGGCGGTGGCCGCAAGCCCGCGCCGGGCCGCCGTCGCGGCGCCGCGTCACTGGCCGCGCCCACCCCTGCGTCGGCTCCCACCGCGGAGCCCTCCGAGCGCGAGGCACGCAAGGCGCGGCGTCAGGAGGGGCGCCGTCAGGCCATCCTCGTCGCCGCACGGGCGGTGCTGGTTCGGGGCGGGGTGTTGGGACTGACCCTGGAGGCCGTAGCGGCGGAGGCGGACCTGAGCAAGCCTTCCTTGTTCTACTACTTCCGCTCCAAGGAGGACCTCGTGGGGGCGCTGGCGGTGGAGGGACTGGAGCGCGAGGTGAAGGTGCTGGAGGCGGCGGTGACGGCCGCGGCCAGCGGCGTGGAGGCCCTGGCCGCGCTGGTTCGTGCCCGGGTGGATTTGTACGCGGAGGACCTGGACGGCTTTCGCGTCGTCTATCTGTGGCCGCAGTTGACCGGGCGGCAATCCGAGGCGCACCAATCGCGGGTGCTGGCGCTGAGTGGACAGCTGAATGACGTGCTGGAGGCGCGGCTCCAGGCGGATGCGCGCGCGGGCCGGCTGGCCCCAGGGCTCCAGCCGCGTCGGCTGGCCAACCTGGCCTGGACCGTGGCGCACGGGGTGCTTTCCCTGGGGGCTGGGCTGGAGCACTCTGGTGTGGGAACGCGCTTCACCTTGTCTCAACTTCGTGACGAGGCCTGTGCGGTATTGCTGCGCAGTAGCGGCCGTTAG
- a CDS encoding MXAN_6652 family MXYO-CTERM-anchored protein: MRSYLASLGVAGVVSACLVSGSAFANSMGISGRSGKQGSGFTCAECHSGGSTPTVTIEGPTTLAPGATGNYTLVIRGGPAAGAGYNVAVSDNGGTLNPGSASYKLSGEVTHKNIQAFSGGAARFDFTLVAPSTPGTVTLYGAGNSVNENGTDQGDASAATTLNVTVATGGGNGGDGDGDDGGGCAAAGGIPLLGAALVLLGTRLRRRR; this comes from the coding sequence ATGCGGTCGTACCTTGCATCACTCGGAGTTGCCGGCGTTGTGTCGGCGTGCCTTGTCTCCGGTTCCGCGTTCGCCAATTCCATGGGCATCAGTGGCCGAAGCGGCAAGCAGGGCTCGGGCTTCACTTGTGCAGAGTGCCACTCCGGCGGCAGCACGCCCACGGTGACCATCGAAGGGCCCACCACGCTGGCGCCGGGCGCCACCGGCAACTACACGCTCGTCATCCGGGGCGGTCCGGCCGCCGGCGCGGGCTACAACGTGGCGGTGAGCGACAACGGCGGCACGCTCAACCCGGGTTCGGCCTCGTACAAGCTGAGCGGGGAAGTCACCCACAAGAACATCCAGGCGTTCTCCGGCGGCGCGGCCCGCTTCGACTTCACCCTGGTGGCGCCGTCCACTCCCGGCACTGTCACCCTGTACGGCGCGGGCAACTCGGTGAACGAGAACGGCACCGACCAGGGAGACGCCTCCGCGGCCACCACGCTCAACGTCACCGTGGCGACTGGCGGCGGCAACGGCGGTGACGGCGATGGTGATGACGGCGGTGGCTGCGCCGCCGCGGGCGGTATCCCGTTGCTGGGCGCGGCCCTGGTGCTGCTCGGCACCCGCCTGCGCCGTCGTCGCTAG
- a CDS encoding endonuclease/exonuclease/phosphatase family protein translates to MSLRRLLPILFLMGPLACATGPGYLASTESVAAVRRAPGELRVMTFNIQSGARGLERVAHVIRAAVPDVVALQEVDAKSTRARGLDQTEELSRLTGLKYRAHFRTTDLFGGAYGIAVLSRFPLEALAQYPLPGPRGAEPRTVAHAVVDVDGREVSVYLTHLVRRPFNSDTRVRQSAYVARLMAQDSRPKVLMGDLNDGPDSRSTRLLRRALHDVAAATGGTGGTYPLPLFLPTLRIDYVLACDAFTFVASRVLRVDVSDHYPVVADLRLKPEAVTVVAERAATGTAP, encoded by the coding sequence ATGAGCCTTCGCCGCCTCCTCCCCATCCTGTTCCTGATGGGGCCGCTCGCGTGTGCGACCGGCCCTGGCTACCTCGCCTCCACCGAGTCCGTCGCCGCCGTGCGGCGCGCCCCGGGAGAGCTGCGGGTGATGACCTTCAACATTCAATCCGGCGCCCGCGGGTTGGAGCGCGTGGCGCACGTGATTCGCGCCGCGGTGCCGGACGTCGTCGCCTTGCAGGAGGTGGACGCGAAGTCCACCCGCGCGCGCGGCCTGGACCAGACGGAGGAGTTGTCCCGCCTCACCGGCCTGAAGTACCGCGCCCACTTTCGCACCACGGATTTGTTCGGCGGGGCCTACGGCATCGCCGTGCTGTCGCGTTTCCCGCTGGAGGCACTGGCGCAGTATCCGCTGCCGGGGCCGCGCGGCGCGGAGCCTCGCACCGTGGCGCATGCGGTGGTGGACGTGGATGGGCGCGAGGTGAGCGTCTACCTCACGCACCTCGTCCGCCGGCCCTTCAACAGCGACACCCGCGTGCGGCAGAGCGCGTACGTGGCGCGGCTGATGGCGCAGGATTCGCGGCCCAAGGTGTTGATGGGGGACCTCAACGACGGACCGGATTCACGCTCCACGCGGCTGCTGCGGCGGGCCCTGCATGACGTCGCCGCGGCGACCGGAGGCACGGGGGGCACGTATCCGCTGCCGCTCTTCCTGCCCACGCTGCGCATCGACTACGTGCTGGCGTGTGATGCCTTCACGTTCGTGGCGAGCCGGGTGCTGCGCGTGGACGTGTCCGACCACTACCCCGTGGTGGCGGACCTGCGGCTGAAGCCGGAAGCCGTGACCGTGGTCGCCGAGCGCGCGGCCACCGGCACCGCGCCTTGA
- a CDS encoding YdcF family protein, with protein MPPTSLTPRTARLFRLLMVGAGVLTCGVFGLAWVVDRFGQREQAAPADVLVVLGARVLPGGVPSGALRARTEHAVALYHRGVAPRLVFSGGVGVNPPSEARAMLALATRMGVPAEACVLEEGSHSTDDNARLTAEVLRGLGARRVVVVSDPYHLLRARNYFRLYGWEVATSPALETERNLDTFDRIYWTVREAVALLLHPRVLLARAPTPSAP; from the coding sequence GTGCCGCCCACGTCACTCACGCCGCGCACCGCGCGCCTCTTCCGGCTCCTGATGGTGGGCGCGGGCGTGCTGACGTGTGGCGTCTTCGGCCTCGCCTGGGTGGTGGACCGCTTCGGTCAGCGCGAGCAGGCCGCGCCCGCGGACGTGCTGGTTGTGCTGGGCGCGCGCGTGTTGCCCGGGGGCGTGCCTTCCGGGGCGCTGCGCGCGCGCACCGAGCACGCGGTGGCGCTGTACCACCGCGGCGTGGCTCCCCGGCTCGTCTTCTCCGGCGGCGTGGGCGTGAATCCACCCTCCGAGGCGCGCGCCATGCTGGCGCTGGCGACGCGGATGGGCGTCCCGGCGGAGGCGTGTGTCCTGGAGGAGGGCAGTCACTCCACCGACGACAACGCCCGGCTCACGGCCGAGGTGCTACGCGGGCTGGGGGCTCGGCGCGTGGTGGTGGTGTCGGACCCGTATCACCTGCTGCGCGCGCGCAACTACTTCCGGCTGTATGGCTGGGAGGTGGCCACCAGTCCGGCGCTGGAGACCGAGCGCAACCTGGACACGTTCGACCGCATCTATTGGACGGTGCGCGAGGCCGTCGCGCTGCTCCTGCATCCCCGCGTGCTGCTGGCGCGCGCACCTACTCCTTCGGCACCGTGA
- a CDS encoding trypsin-like peptidase domain-containing protein: MRVHARGVAVGVLLGLMACRKDAEEPPPSTATSAPKPTEPPPLPTGRAVALASVAPLVASVSPAVVNVEVRLGAPTPGETKDTPWGGDGPSPFGGLPFDGPPFDDAPEDPLSPFEAPSPFAPPVREGIGSGFIIDARGLVLTNHHLVEDAEAIQVQLADGRDLEARVLGSDPLTDVAVLQLERLDGGKPLPVVRLGDSDALRVGDWVLAIGNPFGLTSSTSLGILAAKERDIAAGPFDDFLQTDAAINPGNSGGPLFNLNGEVVGINTAIAGEGSGIGFAVPSNLVKSLLPQLEKKGAVTRGWLGLMVQDMTPDLGEALGAPVKEGAVVTDVTAETAAARAGLRPDDIIVAADGQPIDSAGALTRLVAQKPPGAELTLALYRDAKKRDVKAKLGTRPDLEGVAEKEPAVGGSQRPAEHRVGLSLMDMDPALAESQELPPSGALVTEVAPASMAEHAGLLPGMVVVEAANKPVRGAKDVVTALRKTKPGESVLLRVALPGGALELRALTVPKE, from the coding sequence ATGAGGGTACACGCGCGCGGGGTGGCGGTAGGGGTGCTGCTGGGCCTGATGGCCTGCCGGAAGGACGCGGAGGAGCCGCCTCCTTCCACGGCGACCTCCGCACCGAAGCCGACCGAGCCTCCCCCGCTGCCCACCGGACGCGCCGTGGCGCTCGCCTCCGTCGCGCCCCTGGTGGCCTCCGTGAGTCCGGCCGTCGTCAACGTGGAGGTGCGGCTGGGCGCGCCCACGCCCGGCGAGACGAAGGACACGCCCTGGGGTGGTGACGGTCCCTCGCCTTTCGGAGGCTTGCCGTTCGACGGTCCCCCGTTCGACGACGCCCCCGAGGACCCGCTGTCTCCCTTCGAGGCTCCCTCGCCCTTCGCCCCGCCGGTGCGCGAGGGCATCGGCTCCGGCTTCATCATCGACGCCAGGGGACTGGTGCTGACCAACCACCACCTCGTGGAAGACGCGGAGGCGATTCAGGTACAGCTCGCCGACGGGCGCGACCTGGAGGCGCGCGTGCTGGGCTCGGACCCGCTCACCGACGTGGCGGTGCTCCAGCTCGAACGCCTGGACGGCGGCAAGCCCTTGCCGGTGGTGCGGCTGGGAGACTCGGATGCGCTGCGTGTGGGGGACTGGGTGCTGGCCATTGGCAATCCCTTCGGCCTGACGTCGAGCACCAGCCTGGGCATCCTCGCCGCGAAGGAGCGCGACATCGCGGCGGGCCCCTTCGACGACTTCCTCCAGACGGACGCCGCCATCAACCCGGGCAACTCCGGCGGTCCGCTGTTCAACCTGAATGGCGAGGTGGTGGGCATCAATACCGCCATCGCCGGCGAGGGCTCGGGCATTGGCTTCGCGGTGCCCAGCAACCTCGTCAAATCGCTGCTGCCCCAGTTGGAGAAGAAGGGCGCCGTCACCCGGGGCTGGCTGGGGCTGATGGTGCAGGACATGACGCCCGATTTGGGCGAGGCGCTGGGCGCGCCCGTGAAGGAGGGCGCGGTCGTCACCGACGTCACGGCGGAGACTGCGGCGGCCCGAGCCGGGCTGCGGCCGGACGACATCATCGTCGCCGCGGATGGGCAGCCCATCGACTCTGCGGGCGCGCTCACGCGGCTGGTGGCGCAGAAGCCACCGGGCGCGGAGCTCACGCTCGCCCTCTACCGGGACGCGAAGAAGCGCGACGTGAAGGCGAAGCTGGGCACGCGGCCCGACCTGGAAGGCGTCGCCGAGAAGGAGCCGGCCGTCGGCGGCTCGCAGCGCCCCGCCGAGCATCGCGTGGGGCTGAGCCTGATGGACATGGACCCGGCGCTGGCGGAGTCCCAGGAGCTTCCACCCTCCGGCGCCTTGGTGACGGAGGTGGCCCCCGCCTCCATGGCCGAACACGCCGGCCTGCTGCCGGGCATGGTGGTGGTGGAGGCCGCGAACAAGCCCGTGCGCGGCGCGAAGGATGTGGTGACGGCGCTGCGGAAGACGAAGCCCGGCGAGTCCGTGCTGCTCCGCGTGGCCCTGCCGGGAGGCGCGCTGGAGCTGCGCGCGCTCACGGTGCCGAAGGAGTAG
- a CDS encoding MarR family winged helix-turn-helix transcriptional regulator, translating into MGYSVSRKFHKEDEDVTEDLEKLQNLLLALGRRSSLRDPIASMCEQLQFTPPQVHAILWLGQDGPLTMGELARRLGVTEKTVTGVVDRLERQGHLLRERSATDRRVVHCRLTEDGQSTWERLNRVVVHGMHQFLGILDVGDRKALFRILEKLVKRMSAPATPTPRERAG; encoded by the coding sequence ATGGGATACTCCGTGTCACGGAAATTCCACAAAGAGGATGAAGACGTTACCGAGGACCTGGAGAAGCTCCAGAACCTGCTCCTCGCGCTGGGCCGGCGCAGTTCGCTCCGTGACCCCATCGCCAGCATGTGCGAGCAGCTCCAGTTCACGCCACCTCAGGTTCACGCCATCCTCTGGCTGGGTCAGGACGGTCCGCTCACCATGGGTGAGCTGGCGCGCCGGCTGGGTGTCACGGAGAAGACCGTCACGGGTGTGGTGGACCGGCTGGAGCGCCAGGGGCACCTGCTGCGCGAGCGCAGCGCCACCGACCGCCGCGTCGTGCACTGCCGCCTGACGGAGGACGGCCAGTCGACCTGGGAGCGGCTCAACCGCGTGGTCGTCCATGGCATGCACCAGTTCCTGGGCATCCTCGACGTGGGAGACCGCAAGGCCCTCTTCCGCATCCTGGAGAAGTTGGTGAAGCGCATGAGCGCCCCGGCCACGCCCACGCCGCGTGAGCGCGCGGGCTGA
- the modA gene encoding molybdate ABC transporter substrate-binding protein, producing the protein MRHLFLLCAVSTLLSGVSAQADTVLVFAAVSTSDALQELAPAFTRTTGHAVEFSLGASSDLARQAVAGAPADVFLSADTAQMDAVEKAGLVAPSTRVDLLSNRLVVVVPVDAKSAPSSPAGLRGLKRLSLADPEAVPAGVYAKAWLVKAGLWKALAPNLVPALNVRAALAAVETGRVDAGVVYSTDAAHSKRVRVAFQVPEQDVPRIVYPAAALTKGAAPEAGRAFVRFLQSDAARKVFTRHGFGVPSARAP; encoded by the coding sequence ATGCGTCATCTGTTCCTGCTTTGTGCCGTCTCCACGCTGTTGTCGGGGGTGTCTGCCCAGGCCGACACGGTACTGGTGTTCGCGGCCGTGAGCACCTCGGACGCGCTCCAGGAGCTGGCGCCGGCCTTCACCCGGACCACGGGCCACGCGGTGGAGTTCTCCCTGGGGGCCTCGAGCGACCTCGCACGTCAGGCCGTGGCCGGAGCGCCCGCGGACGTCTTCCTCTCCGCCGACACGGCGCAGATGGACGCGGTGGAGAAGGCGGGCCTGGTCGCGCCCTCGACGCGCGTGGACCTGCTGTCCAACCGGCTGGTGGTGGTGGTGCCGGTGGACGCGAAGTCGGCGCCGTCCTCACCCGCTGGGTTGCGTGGGTTGAAGCGGCTGTCGCTGGCGGACCCGGAGGCGGTGCCCGCGGGCGTGTATGCGAAAGCGTGGCTGGTGAAGGCGGGGCTCTGGAAGGCGCTGGCGCCGAATCTCGTGCCGGCGCTCAATGTGCGCGCCGCGCTGGCGGCGGTGGAGACGGGGCGCGTGGACGCAGGCGTCGTGTATTCCACGGATGCGGCACATTCGAAGCGCGTGCGCGTCGCCTTCCAGGTGCCTGAGCAGGACGTGCCGCGCATCGTGTATCCGGCGGCGGCGCTGACGAAGGGCGCCGCGCCAGAGGCCGGGCGGGCATTCGTGCGCTTCCTTCAGTCCGACGCGGCTCGGAAGGTCTTCACACGCCACGGCTTCGGCGTTCCCAGCGCGCGGGCTCCCTGA
- the modB gene encoding molybdate ABC transporter permease subunit has translation MSFTIWVATLATLLILPPGLAVAYALARWEGPGKGVVETVLTLPLVLPPTAVGLVLLELLGRNGPLGRVLDAWGMEVVFTPKAVVLASAVMAFPLLVRSARSGFEEVDPRLVAVARTLGDSRTRAFFRVTLPLAWRGVLVGTLLAFSRALGEFGATVLVAGNIPGRTQTLSLAIFQRTQLGRDAEALRLAGVAALLAFVAVFATEAVTRRRGRRVRA, from the coding sequence GTGTCCTTCACAATCTGGGTGGCGACGCTGGCCACGCTGCTCATCCTGCCACCAGGGCTCGCGGTGGCGTACGCACTGGCGCGGTGGGAGGGTCCAGGCAAGGGCGTGGTGGAGACGGTGCTGACGCTGCCACTGGTGCTGCCGCCCACGGCGGTGGGACTGGTGCTGCTGGAGTTGCTCGGGCGCAACGGCCCGTTGGGGCGCGTGCTGGACGCGTGGGGCATGGAGGTCGTCTTCACGCCCAAGGCCGTGGTGCTGGCGAGCGCGGTGATGGCGTTCCCGCTGCTGGTGCGCTCGGCGCGCTCGGGCTTCGAGGAGGTGGACCCGCGGCTGGTGGCGGTGGCGCGCACGCTGGGCGATTCGCGCACGCGCGCCTTCTTCCGGGTGACGTTGCCGCTGGCCTGGCGCGGTGTGCTGGTGGGCACGCTGCTGGCGTTCTCCCGCGCGCTGGGTGAGTTCGGCGCCACGGTGCTGGTGGCGGGCAACATTCCAGGCCGTACACAGACGCTCTCCCTGGCCATCTTCCAGCGCACGCAGCTCGGGCGGGACGCGGAGGCGCTGCGGCTGGCGGGCGTGGCGGCGCTGCTCGCCTTCGTGGCGGTGTTCGCGACCGAGGCGGTGACGCGGCGGCGTGGGCGGAGGGTGCGCGCGTGA
- the modC gene encoding molybdenum ABC transporter ATP-binding protein — protein MSLELDIRLPLARFTLEVGTRLDGASVAVMGRSGSGKTSLLEVLAGLRRGARGRVVLDGRVLLDSVARSDVPPEQRRMGYVPQDALLFPHLTAEQNVRYGVRPGRASRVDEAVEILELAPLLRRYPATLSGGEKQRVALARALATDPALLLLDEPLAALDVALKERVLPYLLRVRDEARVPMLYVTHQLGEARVLAREALLLDQGQVRAAGPAAEVLGAAARGLLAGEGDGEENILEGVLERPDDGGLRLRMQGGLSLWVPDSPALAPGTRAAYAVPAADILLSIQPLTGVSARNVMTGTVVNVESVATGEDAATVDVAGVRWVVWLTSASVRELGVVPGARVSLAVKTSACRRLR, from the coding sequence GTGAGCCTGGAGCTGGACATCCGGTTGCCACTGGCGCGCTTCACGCTGGAGGTGGGCACGCGGCTGGATGGCGCGTCAGTGGCGGTGATGGGGCGCTCGGGCTCCGGGAAGACGTCGCTGCTGGAGGTGCTCGCGGGACTGCGGCGCGGCGCCCGGGGCCGGGTGGTACTGGATGGCCGCGTGTTGTTGGACAGCGTTGCCCGAAGCGACGTGCCGCCCGAACAGCGCCGCATGGGCTACGTGCCCCAGGATGCGCTGCTCTTCCCGCATCTCACGGCGGAGCAGAACGTGCGCTATGGCGTGCGGCCGGGGCGGGCCTCTCGCGTGGACGAGGCCGTGGAGATTCTGGAGCTGGCGCCGCTGCTGCGCCGCTACCCGGCCACGCTGTCCGGGGGCGAGAAGCAGCGCGTGGCGTTGGCGCGCGCGCTGGCCACGGACCCGGCGTTGTTGTTGCTCGATGAGCCGCTCGCCGCGCTGGACGTGGCGCTGAAGGAACGCGTGCTGCCGTACCTGCTGCGCGTGCGCGACGAGGCCCGGGTTCCGATGCTGTACGTGACGCATCAGTTGGGCGAGGCGCGCGTGCTGGCGCGAGAGGCGCTGCTGCTGGACCAGGGGCAGGTCCGCGCGGCCGGGCCTGCGGCCGAAGTGCTGGGCGCGGCGGCGCGAGGCCTGCTCGCCGGTGAAGGGGATGGGGAGGAGAACATCCTCGAAGGAGTCCTGGAGCGTCCGGACGACGGCGGGTTGCGGCTTCGGATGCAGGGCGGGTTGTCGTTGTGGGTGCCGGACTCGCCCGCGTTGGCGCCGGGCACGCGCGCGGCCTATGCCGTGCCGGCCGCGGACATCCTGCTGTCCATCCAACCGCTGACGGGGGTCTCCGCGCGCAACGTCATGACGGGCACGGTGGTGAACGTGGAGTCCGTGGCGACGGGCGAGGACGCGGCCACCGTGGATGTGGCGGGTGTGCGCTGGGTGGTGTGGCTCACGTCCGCGTCGGTGCGTGAGTTGGGCGTGGTGCCCGGCGCGCGGGTGTCCCTGGCGGTGAAGACGTCCGCGTGCCGGCGGCTGCGCTGA